A genomic stretch from Salarias fasciatus chromosome 18, fSalaFa1.1, whole genome shotgun sequence includes:
- the trim110 gene encoding E3 ubiquitin/ISG15 ligase TRIM25 → MASMEEEQTCSVCRDSYSQAHPLPCGHSLCPACVREAWSDPGEAKGRFACPQCQEEQGQVLCDCCPSEADEGQPSLAVKTCLKCEVSLCARHLQPHLERPAFLTHLLVDPLGDISQRRCPAHAEVFRYYCADERLYVCADCLLEGGHAQHKVKALRQVEADLKVILQTLLDKAEEKLRDGEQILKEHENIDSVMTDSLKEDDTQIDKLGSDLQVQVQKLVVALREITKKERQQVMERVHEDCSKVRGGMSETLGIQHYLASLLAETDPFLLIWAFQSDDTKLLADLNGPVFVPDPISLDRKHILEDIESKYREFITATLRCLSDLKRELLTSPLTLDTNTAHPLLSISDDLRSVTRVKSRLPCAAHPERFDHWPQVLTAQSFSSGTHYWELEAEGFWDIGVCYRKIGRKGKEGNAFGNNKVSWSLTQQHDKKLAAWHNRRKTRLAYQMIGSRVALAVDYSAGTITFSEVGPSSNLIHLHTFSTTFTQPLCLGFGVYKAALNSRISIVKV, encoded by the exons ATGGCGTCCATGGAGGAAGAGCAGACCTGCTCGGTCTGCAGAGACAGCTACAGCCAGGCCCACCCGCTGCCCTGCGGCCACAGCCTCTGCCCCGCCTGCGTCCGCGAGGCCTGGAGCGACCCGGGCGAAGCGAAAGGCCGCTTCGCTTGCCCCCAGtgtcaggaggagcagggcCAGGTGCTGTGCGACTGCTGCCCTTCGGAGGCGGACGAGGGACAGCCGTCGCTGGCCGTCAAGACCTGCCTGAAGTGCGAGGTGTCGCTGTGCGCGCGACACCTGCAGCCCCATCTGGAGCGGCCAGCATTCCTCACTCACCTCTTGGTGGACCCGCTGGGGGACATATCGCAGCGGAGGTGTCCGGCGCACGCCGAGGTCTTCCGCTATTACTGCGCCGACGAGAGGCTGTACGTGTGCGCCGACTGTCTGCTGGAAGGAGGCCACGCTCAGCACAAAGTGAAGGCGCTGAGACAGGTGGAGGCAGACCTGAAG GTCATTCTACAGACGCTGCTCGATAAAGCCGAGGAGAAACTGAGGGATGGAGAGCAAATTCTCAAAGAACATGAAAATATTGACTCGGTCATGACT GACTCACTGAAGGAGGACGACACCCAAATAGACAAGCTGGGTTCAGACCTGCAGGTCCAAGTGCAAAAACTAGTGGTGGCTCTGAGGGAGATCACAAAGAAGGAGCGACAGCAGGTCATGGAGCGCGTGCACGAAGACTGCTCCAAAGTGAGGGGCGGCATGAGCGAGACGCTGGGCATCCAGCACTACCTGGCGTCCCTGCTGGCCGAGACAGACCCCTTCCTGCTCATCTGg GCCTTTCAGTCAGATGACACAAA gtTATTAGCCGACCTGAATGGACCAGTTTTCGTCCCCGATCCTATCAGTCTggacagaaaacacatcttGGAGGATATAGAAAGCAAGTATCGGGAGTTTATCACCGCCACCCTGCGCTGCCTCAGTGACCTCAAGAGAGAGCTCT TGACGAGCCCGTTAACTCTGGACACGAACACGGCCCATCCTCTGCTCAGCATCTCAGACGACCTCCGCTCGGTCACGCGGGTCAAAAGCCGCCTGCCCTGCGCCGCTCACCCGGAGCGCTTCGACCACTGGCCGCAGGTCCTCACAGCTCAGAGCTTCTCCTCTGGGACTCACTACTGGGAGCTGGAGGCCGAGGGATTCTGGGACATCGGCGTCTGCTACCGGAAAATCGGCCGCAAGGGGAAGGAGGGCAACGCCTTCGGTAACAACAAG GTGTCATGGAGCTTGACGCAGCAGCACGACAAAAAGCTGGCAGCCTGGCACAACCGCCGGAAGACCCGCCTGGCGTACCAGATGATCGGCAGCCGAGTGGCCTTGGCCGTGGACTACAGCGCAGGCACCATCACCTTCTCTGAGGTGGGGCCATCCAGCAACTTGATCCACCTCCACACCTTCTCCACCACCTTCACCCAGCCTCTGTGTTTGGGTTTCGGCGTGTACAAAGCTGCACTCAACAGCCGAATCTCAATCGTCAAGGTCTGA
- the sall2 gene encoding sal-like protein 2, giving the protein MSRRKQKRPQQLMSTTLDACGKLEHDNNLSVRSHSFPFVTDSPSPSPSSSPRSSRPPIALCSSFKDSQTSSLPTECLFPPSSPKQPSQQALKDPQPSLSPDFPFSLVPSETRYPADFQLPGCNSTSSACGLIHWSQSTHMASPKLGLSATTTSSSSSSSSASLCPPPHPGSPSRVPEGPPSPVTPTPSPGVTSASAAPSRTQLSIALILEELRVLQQRQIHQMQITEEICRQVLRLGGAPYSIDAPSQHLLPPLPQLCLEGSKRASSPVTIPTVAQPSTSVAPLLACFSSLLPSQAGNKSTQPGSSLSQILQPHKPQMEGTAGTAGTHGYLRASSQSSASSTSSSAANSMASSNYPLAFSLATPNRYLHEKSPNTTSVSAHSGLGFLNQSLSSSASNFTNSQHAFQSVSSGGDSSSASTSNITNRLQHACRFCGKIFSSDSALQIHLRSHTGERPYQCPVCLSRFTTRGNLKVHFLRHREQNPELSLSLLPPSLFGVALGATGGSEMGQIISSTSNTTTNMTQKKRKIKTDDETCGDNLEASSASTGLSLGSSGGSTPSTLPLPPSVDLALISHSLLQLNRAAAVAAAASITSGSSHSSSSSSSSTSSLATSLLSNPSLSSSATITGLFKGAKQQHFDENTPPHAPVLSPAAYSQLAHLPKLLFPSVSTSSAPTAHSSLYNHPALGLLRTPLPSNPGSHQLASSSHTQLSFPFSSFPKAGTTSTSSSLPTSIATPTPTSETSKLQRLVEKLEKAPNRSSSPWTTSSISTSMLEILSSNTATSSAGSGTSGFTNANTSTTYVMASPPSTSLVNTSVSNFTREMIAALGMSANGAGVMAGGMIPSLMTGPAGNLTPNQCGVCLRVLSCPRALRLHQATHLGERPFPCKICGRSFSTKGSLRSHLATHHARPPNSRVQNSCPLCQRKFTNALVLQHHIRMHLGGQLPPDGTEDSVQEMQAESGTKPLLQSETQFAVLNPAQSKTPPPANLSKSPPPSSQVEPTVPVSDDVKSVEFTKNPSKSAASSPDHIPPLSPDPFINPSTQTPPPGSSDPPVLSVSVPLPVSQEKNQAPLASEDKQVQPEVSDDVNLPESVPSPLSSVTKTTVSPAEAVDCGVDEASTATDAFLGSKSNLEDLQSTSALGDSFAYTCNSTASNSTQIQDVTDVNATPELQSDAISPKPNSPQPMDEDKDGSSLPKTPKQDQTTVPEQDPKTVSNLETTDTAVAEVKAGPQRGATFVRETRHSFHYGSYGREEQGEGVKISGVGQSEGLDASIPLSLAPTLPSPLSRPEKKTYCCAECGKEYASRSGLKGHMKHHGVTTKTSRPAARSSRSSADQAQSSTSMTSLNIPATRSSAGFWNQYQAFLNTSNEPTEEHAAAGRGENEPARSSKSPARSQMDPRTSGEAGEESSEGS; this is encoded by the exons ATGTCCCGTCGGAAACAGAAACGACCTCAGCAGCTTATGAGCACGACCCTCGATGCCTGTGGGAAACTTGAGCATG ATAACAACTTGTCAGTGAGGTCGCACTCCTTTCCATTTGTCACGGATTCTCCCTCGCCGTCTCCATCTTCTTCTCCTCGAAGCTCCCGGCCGCCCATTGCTCTTTGTTCATCTTTCAAGGACTCTCAGACATCTTCTCTACCCACCGAGTGTCTATTCCCACCAAGTTCACCAAAACAACCCTCCCAGCAGGCACTCAAAGACCCACAGCCCTCACTGTCACCTGACTTCCCGTTTTCTTTAGTCCCTTCTGAAACACGATATCCGGCTGATTTTCAGTTGCCTGGCTGTAATTCTACATCTTCTGCTTGTGGCCTTATTCACTGGTCCCAAAGCACACACATGGCCTCTCCCAAGCTTGGGCTCTCAGCCACCAccacctcttcttcctcctcatcctcctctgcctccctaTGTCCTCCACCGCACCCTGGGAGCCCCAGCCGTGTACCGGAGGGCCCCCCTAGTCCCGTTACTCCCACCCCGAGCCCAGGAGTGACATCTGCCTCAGCCGCTCCCTCAAGGACCCAGCTGAGCATTGCCTTGATTCTGGAAGAGCTTCGAGTGTTGCAGCAAAGGCAGATCCACCAGATGCAGATCACCGAGGAGATCTGTAGACAGGTGCTACGTCTTGGTGGAGCCCCATACAGCATAGACGCACCCTCCCAGCATCTACTCCCTCCCCTGCCTCAGCTCTGCCTGGAAGGCAGCAAAAGAGCATCCAGTCCAGTAACCATCCCAACTGTGGCTCAACCTTCCACATCTGTGGCACCTCTCCTGGCGTGCTTCTCCTCCTTGCTCCCCTCTCAGGCAGGTAACAAGTCCACACAGCCGGGCAGTTCCCTGTCACAAATCCTGCAGCCTCACAAGCCACAGATGGAGGGGACGGCTGGGACAGCAGGGACTCACGGTTACCTGAGGGCAAGCTCTCAATCATCAGCATCCTCCacttcttcttcagctgcaaACTCCATGGCTTCCTCCAACTACCCACTGGCATTTTCTCTGGCAACCCCCAATCGCTATCTTCATGAGAAATCACCAAATACCACTTCAGTTAGTGCCCACAGTGGCCTAGGCTTCTTAAATCAGTCACTCTCTTCATCCGCATCTAATTTTACAAACTCGCAACATGCTTTCCAGTCCGTCTCAAGCGGTGGCGACTCTTCGTCAGCATCCACTTCCAACATTACCAACCGTCTCCAGCATGCCTGCCGCTTCTGTGGGAAAATCTTCAGCAGCGATTCTGCCCTGCAAATACACCTCCGCTCACACACGGGGGAAAGACCTTACCAGTGTCCAGTGTGTCTCAGCCGGTTCACCACACGGGGCAATCTGAAGGTGCACTTCCTGCGTCACCGTGAACAAAACCCAGAGCTCTCACTTTCACTTCTGCCTCCATCATTGTTTGGGGTTGCATTAGGGGCCACCGGTGGATCAGAGATGGGACAGATTATTAGCAGCACTAGCAACACCACCACAAACATgacacagaagaaaagaaaaatcaagacaGACGATGAAACATGTGGAGATAATCTGGAGGCCAGTAGTGCCAGTACTGGGCTCTCTCTTGGTTCCTCTGGAGGATCGACTCCTTCCACCCTACCCCTGCCCCCGAGTGTGGATCTGGCTTTGATTTCTCACTCACTCTTGCAGCTCAATAGGGCTGCAGCTGtagcagctgcagcttccattACTTCTGGCTCATCCcactcatcctcttcctcttcatcctccacctcctctctggcTACCTCTCTCCTCTCAAACCCTTCCCTGTCTTCATCAGCCACAATCACAGGGCTATTCAAAGGTGCTAAGCAGCAGCACTTTGATGAAAACACCCCCCCTCATGCCCCTGTTCTTTCTCCTGCGGCATATTCCCAGCTAGCCCACCTGCCCAAGCTTCTGTTTCCATCGGTCTCCACTTCATCAGCCCCCACTGCACACTCATCCCTTTACAACCACCCAGCATTGGGCTTGCTACGCACCCCACTGCCATCCAATCCAGGCTCACACCAACTTGCATCTTCAAGCCACACCCAACTTTCTTTCCCATTCTCTTCCTTTCCTAAAGCTGGCACAACCAGCACTTCGTCTTCCCTGCCCACCTCCATAGCTACCCCGACTCCTACATCTGAAACCTCTAAGCTGCAGAGGCTGGTGGAGAAGTTAGAGAAGGCGCCTAACCGCTCCTCTTCCCCATGGACTACGTCTTCTATTTCCACTTCCATGCTGGAGATTTTATCGAGCAATACCGCtacctcctcagcaggctctGGCACCAGTGGCTTCACAAATGCCAACACTTCTACCACATACGTCATGGCATCCCCACCCTCCACGAGTCTTGTCAATACTTCAGTCTCAAACTTTACCCGTGAGATGATTGCAGCTCTGGGCATGAGTGCCAACGGTGCAGGTGTCATGGCAGGAGGTATGATACCATCTCTTATGACAGGTCCAGCTGGTAACCTGACACCTAATCAGTGTGGGGTGTGTTTGCGGGTGCTGAGCTGCCCCAGAGCACTCCGGCTGCACCAGGCCACGCACCTCGGAGAGCGTCCCTTTCCATGTAAAATATGTGGGCGATCCTTCTCCACCAAAGGAAGCCTGCGGTCTCATCTTGCCACTCATCATGCCCGACCACCCAATTCACGTGTTCAGAACTCATGCCCACTGTGCCAGCGCAAGTTCACGAATGCCCTAGTGCTTCAGCACCACATCCGAATGCACCTCGGTGGACAGCTGCCTCCAGACGGCACAGAGGACTCTGTCCAGGAAATGCAGGCTGAATCTGGTACCAAACCATTGCTGCAGTCTGAAACACAGTTTGCTGTTCTAAATCCTGCCCAAAGTaaaacacctcctccagccaaCCTTTCCAAGAGTCCACCTCCAAGTTCTCAAGTTGAACCTACAGTCCCTGTCAGTGATGATGTAAAATCAGTTGAATTTACTAAAAATCCTAGTAAATCTGCAGCCTCCAGCCCTGATCACATTCCCCCCCTGAGCCCGGATCCCTTCATAAATCCCTCCACACAAACTCCACCACCAGGCAGTTCAGACCCTCCAGTTCTCAGTGTCAGTGTCCCTTTGCCAGTCTCACAGGAGAAAAATCAAGCTCCCTTGGCAAGTGAAGACAAACAGGTTCAACCAGAAGTCTCTGACGATGTTAATCTTCCTGAATCTGTCCCTTCACCACTTTCGTCTGTTACAAAAACCACAGTATCCCCCGCTGAGGCAGTGGACTGTGGGGTGGATGAAGCATCCACAGCTACTGACGCCTTCCTTGGCTCTAAATCGAACTTGGAGGATCTTCAAAGCACATCTGCTCTTGGTGATTCCTTTGCTTACACCTGTAACAGTACTGCTTCGAACTCTACCCAGATTCAAGACGTGACTGATGTTAATGCAACACCAGAATTACAATCAGATGCCATCTCCCCAAAGCCGAACTCACCACAACCCATGGACGAAGATAAAGACGGGTCTTCTTTGCCAAAAACACCAAAGCAAGACCAAACAACTGTGCCCGAGCAGGACCCAAAAACGGTGTCCAACTTGGAGACCACTGACACTGCAGTTGCAGAAGTAAAGGCTGGACCCCAGAGAGGAGCCACATTTGTACGGGAGACACGTCACAGCTTTCACTACGGTTCATATGGGAGGGAAGAGCAAGGAGAAGGTGTGAAGATCAGCGGAGTGGGTCAAAGTGAAGGACTGGACGCTTCCATCCCACTGAGTCTCGCTCCAACTCTCCCATCGCCGCTGTCCCGTCCCGAGAAGAAGACCTACTGCTGTGCTGAGTGTGGGAAGGAGTATGCCAGCCGCAGTGGACTGAAG GGTCACATGAAACACCATGGTGTGACCACCAAAACATCCCGTCCAGCAGCCCGAAGCAGCCGTTCCTCTGCTGACCAAGCTCAGTCCTCCACGTCGATGACTTCCCTGAACATTCCTGCCACCAGGAGCTCAGCGGGTTTCTGGAACCAGTACCAAGCCTTCCTGAACACCAGCAACGAGCCGACGGAGGAACACGCTGCTGCCGGCCGGGGAGAAAATGAGCCGGCCCGGTCATCAAAATCACCTGCTCGATCTCAGATGGATCCAAGAACatctggagaagctggagaggAGTCAAGTGAGGGGTCATAA